AAGCTTGGGAGGCGCTCCCGAGGACTTTGCCGGAGGCTCCGTCCACAACGATTGTTTTTGTACTTTGAGTGCCGCTATCGATCCCGATGAAATATTTGCCCATAAGTTTTTTTGTTCCTTGGATTTTTGCCGCCGGATCCTCCGACAGTGATTGTTTGTTTTATCTAACGGACACCGATGGATTTGCACAGAAGAAAAATTCCCGATCCCAGACCCAAACAGAACTTCCTCATCCACTATAAGCCCCGGCCTATTGACTCGGTCTTGTCCGGTAAAGCATCGAGGTGAGCGTCACGGGAATCAAAATATCCGTCCAGAACCATGAACCCGCATTGCCTGAGGAAAAGTCATGGGCAGACACCATCTGGATCACATGTCCCACGGCATCCCCGCCCAACCACACACTCAAAGCTATTCCGGCCGCGAGCTTGTAGCTATAGGACGCACGCAGTGCCATTAGACAAGTCACCCCCATCGCTAGGTTCGCTATCCCGACCTCGTACTCAAACGGACTGGGTGCCCACCCGATAGACGCGGAAGCGATCTTTGAGAAAAACACATGGAAAACGAAAGTATAAACTCCCATGACTCCCCCGCACAGGAAAAGGACCCACCGGAGTAATTCACCCGGATACCCTCCCGCTTTCTTCCCCGAGCAAATTGCCGCAATCAAAAAAGCCCCAATGTAGAGAACAACATTGATATTCTCCATAAACAGTGAAATCAATAATCCAATCATCTAATCAGCCTGTTTTTTTAGGTTTTATCCTTCGAGTCGTCTATAACAAGTAGGCTGGACTGGAGAGTCATCTGAGCTTGCAGTAGCATGATGTGTAACGCGCAATTTGCTTCA
The sequence above is a segment of the Verrucomicrobiota bacterium genome. Coding sequences within it:
- a CDS encoding DUF6790 family protein; translation: MENINVVLYIGAFLIAAICSGKKAGGYPGELLRWVLFLCGGVMGVYTFVFHVFFSKIASASIGWAPSPFEYEVGIANLAMGVTCLMALRASYSYKLAAGIALSVWLGGDAVGHVIQMVSAHDFSSGNAGSWFWTDILIPVTLTSMLYRTRPSQ